In Trichocoleus desertorum NBK24, the following are encoded in one genomic region:
- a CDS encoding nitrate ABC transporter ATP-binding protein (This model describes the ATP binding subunits of ATP-binding cassette (ABC) transporters for nitrate transport, or for bicarbonate transport, in bacteria and archaea.) yields the protein MQILDGQALDPAPAMKRDPFLVIDNVSKVYPTPNGPYTVLEGVDLTVYEGEFICVIGHSGCGKSTLLNMVAGFNKPTTGEVRLQTKRITQPGPDRMMVFQNYALLPWMSAFDNVYLGVDEVFPNKPRAEKVKIVREHLAMVGLTEAADKKPGQLSGGMKQRVAIARALAIRPEVLILDEPFGALDAITKEELQEELLQIWRDHRCTVMMITHDIDEALFLADRLVMMTNGPSAQIGEVLEIPFPRPRDRAQLLESPEYYSLRNYALDFLYSRFALAH from the coding sequence ATGCAAATCCTCGACGGTCAAGCCTTAGATCCAGCTCCAGCCATGAAACGGGACCCCTTCCTGGTCATTGACAATGTCTCTAAGGTCTACCCCACTCCCAATGGTCCCTACACAGTTTTAGAGGGCGTTGATCTCACAGTCTACGAAGGCGAGTTTATCTGCGTCATCGGTCACTCTGGCTGTGGCAAATCAACACTCTTAAACATGGTGGCAGGCTTCAATAAACCCACGACTGGAGAAGTGCGCCTGCAAACCAAGCGCATTACTCAGCCTGGGCCTGACCGGATGATGGTGTTCCAGAATTATGCCTTGCTGCCCTGGATGAGCGCTTTTGATAACGTCTACCTTGGCGTGGATGAAGTCTTCCCGAACAAGCCACGGGCGGAGAAGGTGAAGATTGTCCGGGAGCACCTGGCAATGGTGGGTCTGACAGAAGCCGCCGACAAAAAACCAGGGCAACTATCAGGGGGGATGAAGCAGCGGGTGGCGATCGCCCGTGCCCTAGCCATTCGTCCTGAAGTGTTGATTTTGGATGAACCCTTTGGAGCGCTGGATGCGATTACCAAGGAAGAACTGCAAGAGGAACTGCTGCAAATCTGGCGGGATCATCGCTGCACCGTGATGATGATTACCCACGATATTGATGAGGCGCTATTCCTGGCCGATCGCTTGGTGATGATGACTAACGGCCCCTCGGCTCAAATTGGGGAAGTCTTGGAAATTCCTTTCCCTCGTCCTCGCGATCGCGCCCAGTTGCTAGAAAGCCCGGAATACTACAGCCTCCGCAATTATGCTCTTGACTTCCTCTACAGCCGCTTTGCCCTAGCCCACTAG